Genomic DNA from Urocitellus parryii isolate mUroPar1 chromosome 5, mUroPar1.hap1, whole genome shotgun sequence:
atatattttactctaCCTACATGCTATCTGATTTTCCTAAATctgataaatagaaattttacCACCAGTcaatggcaaatatttttttttttgggggggggtccaGTCTTTTGCAGAGACTAAGCaattagaaaatttgtttttcattaactGAAATGTAACTGTTGGCCctacatttacattttacataACAGAATAATTTCAATTCACTCAATTATTCTTCAAATATTGTAAGAGCTTAAGTTACAGAATCTGTTATTCCAAGTTAATCATCccattctttcatttatcttgCAACAAAACTATTAATCCTCATCATTTGTTCATACTTCTTTAAACAGTTTCTAACATTTTTAAGAATGATTATAAtccaacacaaaaaaataatgtgcCATGAATGGCCTGGCGTGTGCACAGTAAAGACTATCTCCACTCTCCATATCCTACTTctcttttatatatgtatatatttggttgttgatggacttttattttattcatttgtttatgtgtggtgctgagaatcgaacacggCGACAtacacaaggcaagcactcagccTACTTAATGAAAAACATTCACAAAATAGCAGTCAAAACGTGAGTTTGTGAATCAGATCAATCTAtgttcatttagagacagagtggtCTTGTGGCAAGTCACCAGATATACTTGACATTTAGCTTCTTCAACAATCCAGCAAAATTCAGTATCTACTGCATAGACATATGAATAGGATCAAATGGGACAATATTGGTAAATCAGCCAATATGACACCTGAAATATTACAGGTACTCAATAGATGgcaatttctttccctttttcctcatcttttatgtgccatatgcacacatacattgCTCAATGAACTGATCACATTCCAGTATGCAGAAACagtataatgtttttaatattgttCTTGTTGGAGAAAGACATTTCTTTTGGCTTGCTGGTGATGAATTGTGCTATGAATGAAATGAAACTCtgaatgaaattattaaattcatcaaaagctcatcttttaaaaaacataataagaAAGACATTATTGGATTACTTCACTGTGACAAAATTTCTTACCCTAGAAATAATAATCAAATCTTAAAAGAATTTTGTGTTGAATTTATAAATGTGTTGAAAAATTTATTCACAATCTATtcactttattataatttttcaacttGTTTTACTATATTGGAAATGTGTCAccaacatttaaatatataaagcactctAAATGAAAGATAAGTTGTTCCTAGAATAGTAAAGTAGAACCTGAAAAACGTAAAATATTTGTAACTGgttgaaatttctttttcctttaaagtcTTATAAACCACCAAAATCATAATAGTTTAATGATTGAACTGCTTGTGTTTTAAACAGCAATAACCTTGATATTATATCCTGATATAAAGacaatatataacatatttacaAGTAGATACATGTTTAAGCACTAAACAACACAGCAAACAAAACTTAGCACTAGATCAAAAAATTAGGCAGATAATGGGTCTGGAATGCTCTTGTCATGAAATGcaatttatttcctcaaattaatTGTGATTATACATTATAGTTTTTCTGTGTTATTTGCTTCATTCTATACTAAAATTTCAGTGTACATTAGCTAATATTTATCATATGACatgtttatgatttttatgaATGGCAGGGGATAAATCCTTTTTGAAATTAAGCCCATACCAGACACAACTTAGTTAGGACAATTATCCTCATTTGAAATGAGGACCAAACATCTTGCCTTATTGATTATAGAGTCATAAGCAAATACTAATTCCCTAAACTCCTATGTTAAATGTTCTTCCTATAAGTTCATGGCtcctaatttatatttaaatttccatttaaaaagtttttttcatctttacattACAGTCTGGTTTTACTATTTAATGTGATTCTAATTGTTTCAAGATAATAAATGCTCTCTACCTAATATatagtaatttctttctttttctttgtttttggtactggggattaaacccagacgcactttaccactgagcaacagccccagccaatttttattttgagatggtctcactaagtggctgaggctggctttgaacttgagatactcctgtctcagtctctccaGTTATTGGATTATGAGCATGAACCACCATGAATTTTTTTATCTGAATACATAATTTATTGAAAACTGGTTATAACTGTCCACTATTTaagagtataaataaaaaatttgaatcccttttctctttaattatgaagaaaataatgtcaaACTGCGTAGCAATTTAGTTCAAACtggaaataatatattatttaattattagaaataaattacattaaGTTATTTACATTGTGGAATTTTATGACAGACTAAGCATATTCCAGAAATGAATCTAAGGAAACATGGCCCAGAGagcaaaaataatttctcttgCTAGGAAGATATGCTATTTTAAAGTAAGGAACActgtatttccaaataatttaaacacacagatacaattataaaaaatttgGGGGTATCCATTAAGAGAAAACACATGTGGTAGTAAATACATGGTACACAGAAACCTAACTAATACTATCTGAAGATAATATTCCATACTAGAATTTCACATAAGGTAGAACTTGATCAAAATTATTCTGAAGTTGAAAACTATGGACTAGAACTTTTCATGATACTCTTTAAAATAATCCTACTCACAGACTAGTAAGAATGATTGTAAGGTTATCTAGTAAGGAAGTATGTTTTTTTCATAATCACTTTTTAATTACgaaattcaaaaaaattctaattttttaaatccattacaAAAGTAATATTTGATAATCctttaaaaagttcaaaacaCAAACATAATTTAGAATGTTTGTAAAAGCAAGGATCGTTTTAGGAATGACTGGACTTCTCAATCTTTTCAAGTGGAAAGATTTCACAGGGATGAATTTGGTGTAGTATTGAACAACTAAAGGCAAAATGATCTGTTAAATTGAGCTTGTGTatctttcacatatttatttaatctatttcaCTCTGTGGAAAATTCAACAGTAAATAACCATCTCCTAAGGGTCCAAGAAAATTTAAACCAAAACATTTGTctttaactaaaaaaatactgatagacatcctgttttaaaataattagaaaaaaataagcagcTCCTTTTAATTCACagtattcttttctaaaataccaAGTACTGTATTTCATGTTATAGAAAACGAGGAAGATTAACGTGTTTCCTTCTTAATGTATAATTTCTCCAAATTTAACACAGAAGTAACTCaacacttaaaaattaattggAATGGTGAACTCTCCAAACAGTCTTCTTCAATTAAATGGGGTGAAATGGTCTCCAGACTAGATCTGAGTGGAAAGTTTTTCCTCTCAGAAATGTTCCTAAACACAAGCCTTGCATTATCAGACAACAAAGCTGTATTTCCTAAattacactctttttttttttccaagtttggTTTCCTGGATTTAGTTCTCTATTATAATAAATTCATGAAAGCATAATTTCTTTGATTATGCTTTCTTATCTGACTGAAAATattctggctgggtgtggtgcatacacctgtaattccagttacttgaaaggctgagagaggaggactacaagttcaaggctagcctgtgCAAAATTAGCAGGactcttaaaattaaaagggctagagacacagctcagtggtatacTGCTTGCCTATCATCCCTAAACTCAATATTCagcataccaaaaaaaaatctgggtaaaatatattttcatacaatCACTGTTATAATTGAGTCACTCTACTTTCTAAGTACTGTATAGAGGTACAATAAAATAATGCTCTGTATTTTTTCCTCAagacttttgttgttatttttacctGCACTCATTTTCATATTTGCAAGTTGAgatgttttctaaatattctaattattttaaacaggaaaaaactTTATTCAATACTGAGGAGAAAGTAATTTGTCCACATTTAcggctatttttttaaaaaatttagaaatgtaaaattagGTTGAGAGATGACTTCTATACACAGTTTTAGCTTTCCATGTCAAAATTAACATGCCCAAATACTTACCTGTAGTAAAATGACAACCCAAGGAATtaatgaaaaatagtaaatagAGAATGcaaacattcacacacacacacaaaatattaccCAGCAGGTGGTTCCCTAATTTACAAAATAGTTTCATCAAATGATTTcataactttctattttttttgggggggggagataAGGAAATCAAATACCAATTTGATTTACATTTATATGACCTcagaagtcactttttttttaacctctcaggaaaaattttatttatatgatctGAGCACATATATTATCTCCTAAAAATCTTGTGAGATATTATCTTCTTGTCAGGAGAGAGGCATGGAATGGACATTTCCTCAGCGTCTCCTGACATTTTGATTTCAGATACAGGTCTTTCTAAATgtggaaaacaaaaaagtaaaccaCTAAGTTTGTGGTCATTTATTACAGCagtcctaggaaactaatacaacaatgtatttcagaaaaaaagtctCTTTAAAAGGTATTATAATCAACTCAATTTATCTTTGGCCTTTATACATTTCATATTAGGAATTAGTGAAAAAGCTTCATCATttctagattttaaataaaaaataatacactgATTCCTAGATTACCATGACCTTCTCTTTTTAATTACTATCCATATATCTACTTTaatttatgattaaaattataattactgaAATAGTAAACAACTTTTCAATCAGGAATATTGACTgatcatttgtaaatatttttcaaataatttctgaaaagaattataaattagtTCCACTGCTGTGAAGCATACCCAGTTTTCTTAAGCTTGTATGTACAAAAAGTTTCCAAGCTTTTGAGTGCTGACAGTATCAAAGAGATAATTGTAAACAattttatctttctgttattgGCTTCTGAAGCAGGTCTTGAGCTTTTCAGTTGTTTATACTTAACTTCGTTGTATTTGTTGCATACAATTAAAGTATGTAATAAAAAAAACTGATATGATCTGAGGATTACCATTATGCCTAAAACAAATTCTATAATTCCCACCTATCAATTATTCATTGTGGAGACAGTCTAAATATTACATCTACTTTTAAAGGTCAAAATATCTCTGATTTTACCACATAAACCTTTGAATGTCCTGACTATTTGGCCACTGAAAAGTCTtactcagaaaaatataaaaagttaggAAATTAACAATTACATAGCAACCCAGTTCACAAACAagtctggatgtgggtggtagaGGTATGTTAAGCCTATAAATAACATACGGTAAGATAAAGTAACGAAATTCTAGCAGTTTTTGAGGAACTGTAGAAGTGAACAAGcatatgaaaaacattaaattcCAGAAAACTGATTTTGATTTCAATGAGTCAGCTATACTCCAACCAGCAAATACATAGACTGGAActaacaaatatttcataatttcatatcTTTGAAAAACTCTTTTCCACACATAGAAAGTATAATGTCTATTGTCTGCTAGCAAGTATTTATGAACATAAGTGAATTTCCAAACTAAAAATATGGAGGCTAAGGTAATCAAACAAAACTGAATTCTACGTTTCCAAACTAAGTAAAGAAAAGCCTTAATTTTAGTAGGAGATAgtagatgaggaaaagaaaaaaagagggtgaaagagaaaaaatagaacagttgaggaaaatgaaaacaggCTTCATGACTACTCCTATCACCAATAACAATTCCACCATTAACTACCACAAAAGCACAAAATGCAAACCCCAGAAGGATATAGGGCCAAGTTAGAAGGAAAAGCATACTCAAGTTCTTAAAGGACATGGAATACaccaaaagaaactgaagaattttcctgaattctgaaAATGGTCCTTTGATAGGGGGAAGCcgctcttccttcttcttttgtaGCTCAGTTTTCCAGGCTTCAGTTAATTTCTGTGCAATGACATGTCCTGCGCAGAAGACAGCCCAGATGATATTTGTTTGACGAAACATGAAGCCACAAAACCCAAGCAAGGCGGAAGTTTTATGATTTCCATAAAGACACATCAAATAGgcaaaaagagtaaaaaacatGGATCCTGCTTCTGTATAataaaggaagttaaaaaaatacagtattgGAAACACTGCTAGTGTTAACGTTGATAAGATTCTCTGGATACTTGAGGCAGCCTTTGgggggaaaaacatgaaaaattattttcacaacaAAGCAATTATGCTATTTCTGAATTaacaaagatatttattaaaaaaaaacaacaataacaaagccCCACTCCAATTTTATTTAGGAGTTAATATTAATCTAATTTTGGGCTTTGCAAAGTTACTATATAAGTTTATAAGAATACCtggtactttttagttatagttatTAGCTTGGAAGCCACTAAAACATGTTATGTGCCAAAGCTCCTATGGCTTAAAATGATTTGAATGACTTGAATGATTCAACAAATAGTTGAGGAGTTTTTGGCACAAGACACCAAACTAAACTCTGTGGAGCACAGAGATGAAGAGGACACCATGCAGGTAGCTCCAaccccctgagtttaattcttaGTACCTTCCATAAGCATTCAACTTGCCATCATCACCAATTCCCTTGAAGGACAGCCTTTTAAAACCTTACATGAGACAAATGTAAAAGGGCATATAGCATCTATATTATTTGACCAATGATCTTACTTTTTCATGAAGGATTTTTGTGAAAATAGTAGGCCTAGACTAAAATTAAACATCTTTGGGCCCTTCTGACATGACTTCAAAATTTAGGTATTTTTATCTCCTTAAATTGTATCCTTCACTTAATCTAACTCACCGAATCAGACCATGCCATTCCTTTGATTAAATTTAAGGTCTCTCATTCCTCACAAGAATAGGAATAGAACCACCTTAAGACCCAGCTAATCTACCACTCAGCATTTATACAAAAgtactaaaatcagcatactatagtgatacaggcatatcattgtttatagcagggCAATTCACAACAACCAAGTTATGGAACAAACCCAGGTgttgatgaattaaaaaaaacatgtggtacatatacacagaggagttttattcagccataaagaatgaaattgtggtatctgcaagtaaatggat
This window encodes:
- the LOC113186485 gene encoding dol-P-Glc:Glc(2)Man(9)GlcNAc(2)-PP-Dol alpha-1,2-glucosyltransferase translates to MGAGMAQLEGYYFSAALSCTFLVSCLLFSAFSRALREPYMDEIFHLPQAQRYCEGHFSLSQWDPMITTLPGLYLVSVGVVKPASWIFGWSEHIVCSIGMLRFVNLLFSVGNFYLLYLLFRKLQPRNKAASSIQRILSTLTLAVFPILYFFNFLYYTEAGSMFFTLFAYLMCLYGNHKTSALLGFCGFMFRQTNIIWAVFCAGHVIAQKLTEAWKTELQKKKEERLPPIKGPFSEFRKILQFLLVYSMSFKNLSMLFLLTWPYILLGFAFCAFVVVNGGIVIGDRSSHEACFHFPQLFYFFSFTLFFSFPHLLSPTKIKAFLYLVWKRRIQFCLITLASIFLVWKFTYVHKYLLADNRHYTFYVWKRVFQRYEIMKYLLVPVYVFAGWSIADSLKSKSVFWNLMFFICLFTSTVPQKLLEFRYFILPYVIYRLNIPLPPTSRLVCELGCYVIVNFLTFYIFLSKTFQWPNSQDIQRFMW